In Brassica napus cultivar Da-Ae chromosome C2, Da-Ae, whole genome shotgun sequence, the sequence CCTATTTGTTATTATAGATGTTTAACCTGCTGCAAAATGAATGTTAAGTTATCGCTTACTTGGCATATGTTGTAGTTGGAATACCTTTTGTTAACTCTATGACCATATGTCGCTTCAAGTTAGACACATAAACTGTCCTGAAAAACATCAAATAACGTAGAAGAATGTTAGtcatttctattattttattaatagaaaTGTTCAAATTTGATagtaataaacaaaattaaagaataaaacacAGATACTAAAGAAATCGGTTGAGATATATGTTAAAACTGTTATATTGtatctaaatataaaaattgttgtGATCTATTTAGATATTATACTACCTATTATGCAAAAAATCTTAACTAAAgcaattttcattttaatttttcataagTCCCGTCCTTAATTCGTCTTCAAAATTTAGATAAGCAGAATGTACTGAGATTAACTTTTCATTATAGAAACAGATTTATCAGCAGTCTCTGAACAATTATATTCCTTTCACCATCGTTGTTCAGGTGATTCTAACATTTCTCTTAATCGTTAGCtaactttattttattatatatataatacaaagaACATATATACAAAGAGTTTTCTGCACACGTTAATGTTTATATTCACAGGATGAAACGAAAGCATCCTGTTTCCTTTGGAGCAGATGCTCATCGGAAACATGCGCAATCTGCATCTAAACAAATAACTGAATCTTCCCAAACCAAAGATGTCCCCTTGACTGCAGTTTTTGCAAGAATATTGAATGATGTTACAAATAAGAACATTGCAGAAAGTTGTCACCCAAGAGTTTCAGTTACAGTGTCGAAACCTAATAACAAACGAGGTGGtgaatattatatactattccTATTTTGATATACAAAGTGTTTTGTACCATTCAATTCACACATATTTGTAACTCTTGGTTTAGTTTattctgaaaaagaaaacaacgaTTGTTCTCATCACAAGAACATGAGTCATTAAATCAAAGGTATATAGATAGTTACTGCCAGAGTTGTAGTAGTTGTAACTTTAGAGTCTGcaattatttttaagacattTTTACTGTCATTAACTAATTTCTTTCACTATGTATGCATCTCAGCTATCTACACTGGATCATATCCAAGTCAGCTCACATTTCAAAGAAAATATTCACCAATTCCTAAAATGCCTAACACAAAGACCACAGAAACTGCAAGAGCGTCACGAATATCCACATTTGATAGACAACATAAAGGTATGCCAAGCCGATTAACAGAGTGATGAAAGCTCGAACAAAAGAGTTTGCGTTTAAAAACTAAACATTTTAACTTTCATTATCTAATTCGTTTTGTTATGCAGGCATCTCAACTACTTTTACTGGACCATGTCAAAATCATCTCCCATCTTTAAGACAACACAAATCAATTCCTAGAATACCAAACACACAGACCATAGAAACGACAAGAGATTCAGGAATGTCAAAAAATGCTGGAGCTGaacataattttttgaaatctgATCCACTGAATGAAGGTAACTTCTATAAACTGTTGCTATCAAGTTATATTAGTGTCTGATCTGTTGTGTATGTTTTAAATGGATAACTATTTTGCAGATTTACTAAGCAACATGGATGGTTATGATGACCTAGAATTCGACAGTAGTAGTCAAGAAAGTTTTGATTCTGATACTTCAGATCACGAACAATCTATTTTGCTAGAACCAGAAATAAACAACCAATCAGAACGAGTGATGAAACTGGCGGCAATGTTTAAAAAAACCTTCTCTGAAGTGAAGAAAAAAGTCAAACCAATATCTCCTAAAGAGGATGGTTAGTTTAATTACTCAATTAAATATTTGTTCGTGGAAAATGTTCTCCTAACCTACCTTCTTATAATTTACCAGATTATGTTGATGAGGGTGACCCAGAACAAAAATGTGTACATTGTGGAGCTATTATGTGATATGGGGAACGcataaacaagaacaaataTAGACGAAAACCTATATTTACATTGTGTTGCATGCAAGGACAGGTTCAGTTGCCATACCTAAAGAAGCCCCCTGATCTTCTAATGAACCTTCTAACAGGAACTGATAAGCTTAGCAAACATTTTCAAAGGAATACGAGATCATATAATATGGTTTTCTCTTTCACTTCACTTGGTGGGAAGATAGATAAATCTCTGAAAAAGGGACGAGGACCACAGATGATTCAGCTTCATGGTGAAAACTATCATTTGATGGGAAGTTTAACACCACCTGAAGGAGACCATGCCAAGTTTGGACAACTATACATTGTTGATACAGATAATGAAGTTGAAAACAGATTTAATGCTCTGAGGTAACTAATATCTATATGCCCATAGCTAAGTTTTCGTTTTGTAagagttttatatttaatagcTAAATGTGTACgtgtttttgtttgtgttaGCAGCAAATCCAAAAATTTCTCACCTGGTAGTAAGCAAGACGGTTTGAAGAAGGAAGTTATTCAACCTATTATCAAGATGTTGAATGCTGTTAATCCATATGTTGTGCAGTTTCGATCAGCTAGAGAGAGATTTCAATTGAATCCTGAAAAAACCTTCCATATGCGAATTGTCAGTAGAAGTGACAAAGATGGTAGGACACATAATATGCCAATAGCAGCTGAGGTGGCTGTATTGATTCCTGGTGATTTTAATTTAGGAATGGATAAACGGGATATTGTGCTTCAGCATAAATCTGGAAAACTAACCAGGATCGATGAGATTCATATCTCTTATCTAGCACTACAATATCCTCTAATATTTGTCTATGGTGAGGATGGTTTCAGGGTTGGTATTAAGAAAGGCGTTACAGAAGCGTCAAAGAAACTCAAAAATCCTTCAATCAGTATGATGCAGTTTTTTGCTTTCAGGCTTCAAGAGCGAGATAATGAGTCACATGTTCTTCTCTATTCAAGAAGGTTATTTCAACAGTTCATAGTGGACGCCTATACTACAATAGAATCTAATAGACTGAGGTATTTGAAGCTTAACCAGACATGCTTACGTTCAGACAGTTACGACTCTATCAGAGAATCAGAAAATGCTGGCAACTCAGATATGAATGAACAAGGTCAACAATTTCTTCTACCAGCTACTTTTACAGGGAGTCCAAGATACATGAAGAATATGTACTTAGACGCTATGGCCATTTGTAGACATTTTGGTTTTCCAGACCTTTTCATCACATTCACATGCAATCCAAAATGGCCAGAACTTACAAGATTTCTTGAGAAAAGAGGCTTGAAATCAGATGACAGGCCTGAGATTATTTGTCGGATCTTTAAGCTGAAACTCGATTCTTTGATGAAtgatttgacaaagaagaatatTCTGGGAAAGACATCTTCATGTAAGTTTTGCTCGAACATCgttattattttatctttttactattttatatatgttataattcTCGGAACTGTTTATATTGATTGGATCTtgagtttataatattttttgaccCGTTAAGTTTTTTCCTATTGCAGCTATGTATATTGTTGAGTTTCAAAAGAGAGGCCTGCCACATGCTCACATTCTGCTTTTTATGCACCCTTCCTCCAAGTTTCCCAAAACAGAAGACATTGATGAAATCATATCAGCTGAGATCCCAGATAAATCATCTGATCCAGATCTTTACAATGTTGTTAAGGATTGTATGATTCATGGTCCCTGTGGAGCTGTTAATATGAATTCACCATGTATGGAGAATGGACAGTGTTCGAAAATGTTTCCTACGCAATTCGCAGAGAATACTCGGGTGAAAAAAGATGGATTTCCACTCTATAGAAGACGCCAGTCTGACTGTTATATTGAGAAGAATGGCTTAAAATGTGATAACAGATGGGTCATCCCTTACAACAGGAAACTCTCTCTTCGTTATCGAGCTCACATTAATGTAGAGTGGTGCAATCAAGTTGGTTctattaagtatttatttaaatacattaataaaggaGCGGATCGTGTAACTGTAGTTGTCGAACCACCAGGGCCAGAAGTTAGGAGTGAAACACTAGCTACCTCAGCTCCAGCGAACTTAGCAGCACCAAGCTCATCTGCAGCCCACTCAGCTACAGCAACCTCAGGTTGTGCGACCTCAGCTCCAGCTAACTCAGCGACAGACACTGGTGGTGATGTTTTGAAACAAAACGTTGAGATTAAGAAGAATGAAATAAAGGATTTCTTTGATTGcaggtatattattatttgatgcagttttctttatatttttactgaTTATTATGCTTTTAATCTGATATTCTAATaggaaatttatatatatttgtagatATGTTTCTACTAGTGAAGGAGCGtggatgatttttaaatatccCATACATTATAGATCAACATCCGTTGAGATCCTCTCATTTCATCTACCAGGAAAACAAAACATTATCTTCAGAGGGAAGGACAAACTGAAAGATGTTGTTGGTCGTAAGCTTATCGAGAACACAATGTTTCTGGCTTGGTTTAAGCTTAATGAAGTTGATGCTTTCGCTCGGACTCTTACTTATATTCAGATTCCCAACTACTACACATATTCAAAGAGTCAGAAGAAGTGGACTAGAAGGAAGCaagggtttagtgttggaagAATTAATTATGCCCCACGTAAGCAAGAAAGGGCTTATTTTTTTAGAGTGTTATTGAACTACGTCAAAAGTCCTACCAGCTTTGACGATATCAAAACCTACAATGGTGTAGTTTACGAGGGGTATAAAGAGGCATGTTATGCTCGAGGAATATTGGATGATGACCAAGAGTATATAGATGACTTAGTGAGGCGCAGTTATGATAGCTCTGCAGCTGTTGTTCGTGATCTTTTTGTTCTAATGCTTCTATCCGATAGTCTGTGTCAACCAGAGGTTGTTTGGGATAAAACTTGGAAACTGTTGTCTGAGGATATCGAGTATAATCGCAGAATGCATTTCAATAGGCCAGGTACACTACCAATCTCTTCTAATAAAGTACGACAGTCAtgagattatttttttaaaattaaacgtTAGTGATATTTTTACCATTAGTtgatatatttgtaattttaaattgGTATTTATATAGATGGTACTAAGTGGAAATGTTGTCCATAATATTGGCGGGGGTTATACTAAGTGACAGTGACAAGAAACTATATGCTCTTATAGAGATTGAGAAGCTTATGAGAAGGAATGGGAGTTCACTTTCAGTCTATGAATCTATGCCTAAACTGCCTGCTGAATTCAAACCGATCGAGAATGTTTTGATCTTGGATGAATTAAATTACGACCAGTTGCAAGCCAATCATAACAGAGATATTCTGAAGATGActgatgaacaaaaaaagatATACGATGAGATCATTGGTGCTGTTGTTGAAGATAGAGGTGGAATGTTCTTTGTTTATGGGTTCGGTGGCACTGGAAAAAACTTTCTTTGGCAAATTTTATCAGCTGCTGTTAGGTGTAGGGGAGATATAGTTCTTAATACTGCATCTAGCGGAATTGCTTCTTTGTTGTTACAAGGTGGTAGGACTGCTCATTCCCGTTTTAGCATACCAATCAATCCAGATGAGTTTACTACATGTTCATTGACTCATGGATCAGATAAAGCTAATTTGATAAAGGAAGCATCTCTAATTATTTGGGATGAAGCACCAATGATGAGCAAACATTGCTTTGAATCTTTAGACAAAAGTTTAAAGGATCTGATGGGGAATCACGACAATAAGCCTTTTGGTGGGAAGGTTATTGTTTTTGGAGGTGACTTTCGGCAAGTACTTCCTGTGATTACTGGAGGTAGCAGGGCTGAGATAGTGTTGGCTGCCATGAATTCTTCTTATCTCTGGGAACATTGCAAGGTTCTGAAACTTACTAAGAATATGAGATTATCTTCGAACAATCTTTCTGAGGATGAGGCAAAATATCTGAAAGAATTTTCTGAATGGATTTCGGCTGTTGGGGATGGGAAAATAGCAGAGCCTAATGATGGGGAGGCACTAATTGATATTCCAGAACAGTTTTTAATTATGGACCAAGAGTATCCGATAGAAACTATAAGTCATGCCATCTATGGAGATGCAGATTCATTAAGAGGAATTCAAGATCCTAAGTTTTTCCAACAGAGAGCAATCTTATGTCCAACAAATGAGGATGTTAATATGATTAACGATCATATGTTGTCTAAACTTGATGGTAagagttttatttattacatgtATTGTCATTATACTGTGTAGACACTaacttatttttgaaatttggttCTTTCTTTCAGGTGAAGaaatggtttttatttcatctGATAGTATTGATCCTTCTGATACTGGTTCAG encodes:
- the LOC125582206 gene encoding uncharacterized protein LOC125582206 → MPNTKTTETARASRISTFDRQHKGISTTFTGPCQNHLPSLRQHKSIPRIPNTQTIETTRDSGMSKNAGAEHNFLKSDPLNEDLLSNMDGYDDLEFDSSSQESFDSDTSDHEQSILLEPEINNQSERVMKLAAMFKKTFSEVKKKVKPISPKEDGQVQLPYLKKPPDLLMNLLTGTDKLSKHFQRNTRSYNMVFSFTSLGGKIDKSLKKGRGPQMIQLHGENYHLMGSLTPPEGDHAKFGQLYIVDTDNEVENRFNALSSKSKNFSPGSKQDGLKKEVIQPIIKMLNAVNPYVVQFRSARERFQLNPEKTFHMRIVSRSDKDGRTHNMPIAAEVAVLIPGDFNLGMDKRDIVLQHKSGKLTRIDEIHISYLALQYPLIFVYGEDGFRVGIKKGVTEASKKLKNPSISMMQFFAFRLQERDNESHVLLYSRRLFQQFIVDAYTTIESNRLRYLKLNQTCLRSDSYDSIRESENAGNSDMNEQGQQFLLPATFTGSPRYMKNMYLDAMAICRHFGFPDLFITFTCNPKWPELTRFLEKRGLKSDDRPEIICRIFKLKLDSLMNDLTKKNILGKTSSSMYIVEFQKRGLPHAHILLFMHPSSKFPKTEDIDEIISAEIPDKSSDPDLYNVVKDCMIHGPCGAVNMNSPCMENGQCSKMFPTQFAENTRVKKDGFPLYRRRQSDCYIEKNGLKCDNRWVIPYNRKLSLRYRAHINVEWCNQVGSIKYLFKYINKGADRVTVVVEPPGPEVRSETLATSAPANLAAPSSSAAHSATATSGCATSAPANSATDTGGDVLKQNVEIKKNEIKDFFDCRSTSVEILSFHLPGKQNIIFRGKDKLKDVVGRKLIENTMFLAWFKLNEVDAFARTLTYIQIPNYYTYSKSQKKWTRRKQGFSVGRINYAPRKQERAYFFRVLLNYVKSPTSFDDIKTYNGVVYEGYKEACYARGILDDDQEYIDDLVRRSYDSSAAVVRDLFVLMLLSDSLCQPEVVWDKTWKLLSEDIEYNRRMHFNRPEIEKLMRRNGSSLSVYESMPKLPAEFKPIENVLILDELNYDQLQANHNRDILKMTDEQKKIYDEIIGAVVEDRGGMFFVYGFGGTGKNFLWQILSAAVRCRGDIVLNTASSGIASLLLQGGRTAHSRFSIPINPDEFTTCSLTHGSDKANLIKEASLIIWDEAPMMSKHCFESLDKSLKDLMGNHDNKPFGGKVIVFGGDFRQVLPVITGGSRAEIVLAAMNSSYLWEHCKVLKLTKNMRLSSNNLSEDEAKYLKEFSEWISAVGDGKIAEPNDGEALIDIPEQFLIMDQEYPIETISHAIYGDADSLRGIQDPKFFQQRAILCPTNEDVNMINDHMLSKLDGEEMVFISSDSIDPSDTGSVKNDAFSTDFLNNIKVSGLPNHSLRLKIGCPVMLLRNINPNEGLMNGTRLQITQLMDFMVEARILTGAKVGEIAYIPRLLITPTDKRLPFKMRRRQLPLAVVFPITINKSQGQSLFEVGLFLPRPVFSHGQLYVAISRVTSKKGLKVLIVDKEGKPQSKTTNVVFKEVFNNLENREE